TTGCCTTTGCAAAAAATCGGCTATCCACGCTGGTCGAACATGAATTTACCTGAGTTTAAAACTGCATCCGCTCAACAAGCATGGCGTGTAAAAAAAGAGACCACTGAACTTCATTTTGAATCCCTACTGAAAGACACGCCGCAAATTGCCCTGCAAGTACAAGCCTGTATTGATGCGGTTAAACCGCTGCTAAAACTTCATTCCTATCAGCACGTTGCTCTTATTGATGAAGCGATCATTTTCTCAATCCTACGAGGGTTTTTCAGCGCGCCTGAGATCCAATGGAACAGCGAAGTCAGAGATTGGATGGTATCGGTCAGCCAGAAAACCCAAGTCCGCTTGTTGCAAGAACCGTTGCAAATCAC
This genomic window from Vibrio metoecus contains:
- the grxB gene encoding glutaredoxin 2, which translates into the protein MKLYIYEHCPFSARVRYVAGMLNIPLDVIILDYDDQTTNQIIGSKQVPLLIKESGEALAESLDIIQFLLESVNSSETAQPAQTTLDWQRSAFLPLQKIGYPRWSNMNLPEFKTASAQQAWRVKKETTELHFESLLKDTPQIALQVQACIDAVKPLLKLHSYQHVALIDEAIIFSILRGFFSAPEIQWNSEVRDWMVSVSQKTQVRLLQEPLQITSQK